The sequence GTGGAAACTCCTAAAAGGTACCCAGATGATGCATGGGTCTCAATGGAAAGTGGTgttgtgcagccactatggaaaacagtatggttcctcaaataattaaaaataggattactatatgatctagcaatcccacATCTTGGTATATatctaaaataattgaaagcagagTCTTGAAGaggtatttgtacacccatgtttatagcaacactaggggcctggtgcatgaatttgtgcacaggtggggcctcttggcctggccagtgatcggggtgGATTGGGTCCAGCCtgctgcggggagggactgcaggaggttgggcaGCCgagggaagttggctgtgggagcacactgaccaccaggggacagctcctgcattgagcatctgcccccggtggtcagtgcatgtcatagcgactggtgactggtcgtttggttgtttggtcacttaggcttttatatatatagattattcatAGACTTACTCAAAATAGTCAAAAGTTGGAAGCAACGCATGCACCGattgacagatgaatagataaacaaaatgtggtatagccctggttgtgggttcaattcctggtcatggcacatgcctaagttgcaggtttgatccccaattggggcacatgcaggaggcaattgatggatgtttctctctcacattggtgtttctctctctcccttcctttctttctataatcaataaaaacatagcctcaggtgaggactaaaaatgTGGTAATCCatgcagtggaatattattcagccataaaaaggaatgaaatactgacatATCCTACCTTATGaataaaccttgaggacattatgccaagtaaaataaaccagctacaaaaggacaaatactgtatgattttacttatatgaagTACCTGCTCATACAGACAAaaagcagagggaaggcagggagggtgggaaaagGGGTAatagatcaatcaaaggacttgtatgcatgcagataagcataaccaatagacacagacactaggggggcaagggcatgtgctgtggggtgACTGtggaaaatggagacatatgtaatactttcaacaataaagaatttaaatttaaaaaatcttttcaaaagtaGAGTGGTGTTTTTCAATggctgaggggagagaggaatggagagttgTTTAATGGTtccagagtttcagtttgggaagacaATAAGAGTTCTGAAtatggatgatggtgatggttgtataACCACaagaatgtatttaattttactgaactgtacacttaaaataattaatacagtaaattttatgttatgtgtatttcattacaattttaaaatgttttagtttcaaaacttaaaaataaatagagagTGGTGGTACTGAAGAGCTTTTGGGTTTCCTCAGGCTGAAGTGAACATTAAGTATGTGTCCAGTACAGCCCAaggcattgttttttttttcctctggcctTACTGAGACTTAAAGGCACTTTCTACTGAGCCTTGGAAATTTGTACATGGACCATAGAAGATATTTTGATACGACAAGCAATCCAGCTTCATCCCTGAAATTCCCAAACATTCTTAGGTGCCATCCTAAGGTAGCACAGAGTAATCAAGtcctaatgagaagaaaaaaaggcaagcaCTCATTCTAAGGGATCGACAGTTGATTCTGTTCACTTGCTTGCCAACTGTGTGATGATTTCAGGCCCTGCTGGAAGCCTCAACAAcgctaaaaaggaaaaaaagtttccCACAACTGTATGAGGAGAAGGCACTCAAACAGCTACTCAGTTGCTAGAGTGAGCTCCTGAGTCTCCATTTGAGAGGCTGAGGTAAAAGTTACAATATTATGGAATTCCTTGAagattctcagaaaaaaaaacgCAGGAAGTAGTATTCCATCACTCTCTTTCTGGACAATTTCCTTTGTTGCCCACAAAGAGAATTAACTTTGGGGATGGCTGGAGGACCCACAGCACCTCCCTgacaaaaaaaacataaattctaCTAACTTTCATTAAATATGAAGAAAACCAAACTAAAGGGTTCCCAAATAGGCTGACGTCTATAAATCTCCCTGGAAGGGGAACGAGGAGGAAGGTGGGCAGTTCTAATTTCTTCTATTACCATGGTTCAGAGCCCTGAGGGTATATGATTCTCTATTAGTGTGACTCAGACGTCAAACTAAACCTTTCCCATGGTTCCACTAACAGTGTCAAGGCAGACTAGGACTTCTGTAAAAGTTTTATACCAttctaaggaaaaacaaaaggaaataaacacaGATAGTGGTACAAGGTTCACAAAAtagtggtgggtttttttttttgttttttttttttttgagcctggTTTGGACAGTTTGTATCCAGGGCTTTTAGCCCATATTCCTTTTCATGTGCTATGTTGAGATTTGTGTACAGAAACCCAAATAGTCAAGCTCTTGCTTgacctttttatattttagtttctgtttccatgtggctgctgccatcACGAAGCCAGCCACTGGAGGCCTTGGCTAGCCTAGAAGGCATTTTTGTGTGAATTTGACAAAGGTGCCCTCTCTGGGAAGATGCAGTTCTATAGGGTCTTGTTTTGGACAGCAGATGATGGTCTGAATTTCAGCCTCTATTTACTCCCTCAAGCAACTACTCTTGGGCAGTGAATGACCTGGTTGAATGTATTTAGTGGCTCTGCCCATCACCTGGGGATTTTCAAGATTACATACCAATTTCCTTCTACCTATATAGGACATTTCATATCTGGCTTCTTGTCTAAATAACTGCTTCTTCTTCAGGTAACTGCCATTAGAAATGACACCCCAGGATTCTACTCCTTATAAAGATTTTCTTGCCAGGATACCAATATGTCGTAATTTAAAATCGTGTCTATGTCATTTATACAGTAATTATATATTTGGGGTCATAATAGGGTTATTTCTACACTATGAGAAGTTTCTATAAACAAGTTTAAAAGGTCACTGGATAAGAAACAGTTTGAACTCAGTTTGGACTTCTAAAGGGCAGGTCCCCTCCCAACAACCTAGTTCTTTAGTTAAGCAGCATTCATGGTGAGACTGTGTGGAGTCCCCATGCTGATTGCCATCCAATTCCACAAAAGCgcagaaatatgtttttttgaGCAAAGCAGATAAGCTTTGTGTCTAGGATCAACATGCTGATATTCACCAAAACACACATCCTGCTGGGTCCTGCTGTACTTACTCCTCACGCATTTTGAAGAAATTATCTTACAAAAGCAAAGGATTGTTTCCTTGTAGAAAAGCGCATGCCCCTTCAAAGGTCAGTGCCCTGAGTGTGTATTTTGTGTTGTGTATGTGTTTCTTGGGGTAATCTCTCCTTGTCCAGGCTTCCCTGGGGCTAAAAAGACATCCAAGTGACAAAAGAAGCCATCACTTAAAAGACTTTATTGACAGCATAGACAAGGAGTTCTAATTTACAAACAAGTTTTCTCCCATAGAAGCAATGTTATTGGAGTACCCAGGTTCTCAGGTTAGTTTGCATCCACCCCcccaaaaagaaacacacacaatagtaataataataaacattttagttggaataatattagaatatttttcagaaaaaaatttagttggaATATCATTAGCATAAATAATGTACATTTAGTTGGGAACAAAGCTTGTACAAAATTTTTtaggaaaaattttaagaatacattttgtttttattgatttagattGTTGGGTTTTAGGATAAAAGCATGcttgaaaacatttgaaaaggaaaagtgTAATTGTGTGGGTCTTCCAGATTTGTTTAAAGACCTCTAGAGGCTTATTATGGAGTTCAAAATGGGAGTGGGAGAAAAAGTATAAGGATGGGAGACTAAACAGAGAGCATGTGAACTAACAGAAAGAGacaagggaaaaagaaacaatgaGGAGGAGCAAGATCACCAAGGTGGAGTGAAGTAAGATGTACATTATCCGCATGGTAAGAAAAGAGGCAGTAGCCACGCACTGTTGGCCCAGGTGCTTGTCAGTGCAGTTGCAGGGGAAGAATGACAAAGGGAAAATATAAGGAACAAATCACCAGCTGTTCATACGTACATGGCCTTCTGGCAGTTAGGTGTATATGGCTTGCAaaggacttttcttttttctggttaACAATTGAAAGAAAACATGAAGAACAACAATGTATCGGTACTGGCTAACATTTATTAGGCTCTAATTAGGAGTCATATATTCAGCTAAGTGCTGAACACATTGTTTACTCCTTTCTTGCAACAATTATATGAGCTTCATGCTACAATTTTCCCCATTTTGCAAAAGAGAAAGGTAAAGCATTGAAAATACAAAACTGGTCTCAAAGTTACAGAGCTTGTAAGTGAAGTAATTGAGTTCAAACCAAGGAGCCTGAGTCCAAAGCCAAATTATACAGCCTTCATGGAAATTCCAGATAGCTAAATAAATGATTGTAATCAAAATGATAAAATCAATTAACACGTTttaaatcctaagaatcctctgTGACCCCTTCAATTCTTGAGCTGTGTTTCTCAGAAGAAGTAGTAACTTGAGGATGGTAAATCAAGGTCCATTTCtcactttttctccctccctctttgcttCACTCAATAAAGTATTTGTTAAGTCCCCtcttctgtgccaggaactgtgctaaaCTCCAGAGAAATAATGGTGAAGAAGATCATGTCCTGCTCTCAAGGAATTCCCAGAGCAGTAACCAGCTTCTGACACCGAAAGTTATCTGGGTAGGAACCACGAGCTGTAAGAGGGGAACCTCGCCTAGCTTTGGAGTCGGATGCCAAGGAAAACTTCTACACTGACCTGAAGGACGACTAGATGTAAAGAAGGATAGGGAAAAGCATTTGACGTTCAGGAACCAGTGTGAGCTAAAACCCAGAAGACTGATCTGtcatttttcttctgaaacaGAAACTGGTCAGTTTCATATCACTCAGTGGAATTCCCCATTCAAGTGAAGCATCTGGGGTTGCAGGAGGAAAGGGTTATGCTCTGGTGTCCTGGAGCATGCTTCACATTTCTTTCTAAGTCTATTGAATGAGGTTaggttggtagcttgaaattgacTACGATAGGAATATTATACCATGGAAATTGATAGCTGCTACAgatcagggtttttgtttttttttattattatttcctggagatctggttgttaaacatttatacCAGCACAACACTGGTTCCAGAGACCATCCTAATGCAAATATATGTCTGTGATAGCGCTTTAATTCTGCTTCTCACCTAGAATCAAACATATTTTCCCGGTCTTCTGCATCACCCACAGGCAGCTGCTCTTGAGCTGAAAGTAGAATTGAGATGAGCAATAAGATGCCATTGCAATGGTTTCATCACCCTGGTCTCCTTTGACTGTGAATCTTGTCACATTCACACATGCTAACATCCTGTGAGTTTTCTCACCTTCGCAGATTTTaaacatatgttaaaaaataaactgacacTGTTTTCCTCAGACATTAATGCTCATTAACATGCACCTATACTCCCACAGCTTCATTTTCACACCTGTAATTTGATTTATGTGAATAACTGTCTTTGCTTGTATTTGCATGGAGTGATCTGGAAGAAACCAATATTTCACTTTCATAAGCAGATTCCTCCTTCACAAATCCTAGCAAATTGCTCAGAATATTATCATAGTGTAATAATACATTCAAAATATACCTTGGACGCTGACCCAGTTTCCATGGCAAAGGTCATAGTCTATGATCTTACAGAAAATAAGGAATAGACTAGAGTTCAGCTGGGTTGAGTATATGATACTTTGTCATTCCCAATCATTTGacctccctttttttctctctctctttattgatttggCACAGATTTATGTCCAGAGCAGGCTGAGCAAATTCCCTTGTGCCTTCTGGATGGTGTCACTCTGCGTGTCCCTGGAAGGAAAGGCAGCAAAGATAGATCAACTTATATTGACATGATAGTGGAGCAGGTTAGAAGACAGGATCTGAGAGGTAGAGGGAAAAATTCAGTGCAACTCACCTCATGCCAGTTTATTCATGTTTCACATTCAATGCAAATTAGCACCTTTAACTTTATCCATATGCTTTTTTTCACCAGGAAGATAAGATTTTTGTCCTGGAATTCATACCAAATGTTctgggtcagtggtcagcaaacccattagtcaacagagccaaatatcaaccgtacgacgattgaaatttcttttgagagccaaattttttaaacttacataggtaggtacattgttattaacttaatttagggtactcctaagctggcctttgctaaaaactcaaggggccaaagtgctgcatgtggctcgcgggtcgcagtttgccgactactgttcTGGGTAATTACATGAATATCTAAACCATTTTATTTCTCCATATTTAGATGTTAATGCCTTGATGCACAGGCactaaaattatttctcaaaacTAACAGAAATGAAGCAAAGCTGTCCCTTTCTAAGAGCCCATCAAGGAATGAGAAGGTGAAACAGAGAGAGGGGTTGGATTACCCAGATAACTTACTGGGATGAGACTCCCTCCTCCCAAATCTACCATTTTTTATGCCTAAATAAATTGTTTGTCTGTAGTCAACAAGCCACTATTAAAACCAATACAGAGTTGGTGTTAAgatcaataaacaaaatagatttttttttaaaaaaggaaatatttaaaagttacataTACCAACTTTCTAAAAATGTCTATTACTTGATTTCCTCAAACCTCCCCCTCCAATCTTTGGCATTTTTAGAAAGTAGCATAAATGAAAAGCATGAACTTGGGCTCAAATCCAAgcacgggtgtggtccctaggcctgtcccgCCATCAAAGCATGAGCATCTGGTGTAGGAAGGGCAGATCCCAGCCTGAGTCAAGGTGCCTGAGTCCCCACGTGGAGATCCGGTGAGCGCAGCTGGATgcctgggccagggcacagcgtgggcctctgggccgcccagtgGCACTGCACCGAAGCTGGGTGGACAGCGCGCTCTCTCCTGGCAGGCCTTGCAGATTGGCTCCTATGTGGACCCATGGGGAGCCCAACTGGTCCCTGTGGTCCTGGCAGCTGTGGTCCGGCTCACCCGAAAGTTGCTACACAGGTGCGGGACAGGCTCCTCTCAGGCCCCGGGCACCTGAGTGGTGGGGGTGCTTCCCTGGCACTCGAGCCCTGGCATCCTggaggagggtagcagggggagtgagagtgaacTTGgcggacaccccacattctcactgcacctgCATCTCCATCCctatcacccccacccccaggtagctgtCAAAAGGTCGCAGCCCCCCTGCCTGggcactgcaggaggttggtcaccaccccccacccccagttccctgttccagcccagggcccggcctcaatcaggcgatcagggcctgctggccactgGCTGCCATCTGCAGGGCAATTTATCTTGGCAGGGCCCCCCCctcgcccagctccctcagcacctgggagccaggcagcggccCTGCTCCCTGtcaccaccactggtcaccatctgcagggtgattggcAGGTCAATCAGACCCcaactcacacctgccttggcctggcaccacctgctcacctgctccaccatccactgtggtcctgctctcgtcagcacctccactgctgcccactgccagcctcATGTTGcagacacccgccatgttccacaccgccctctggtggtcagcacacatcatagtgagcggttgaactcctggtggaactcccagtcaagaggacaatttgcatattaggcttttatttttatttttatttttgctaagaCAGACTTTATTAATAAGATAGAGATCCTGGAGATAACGCACTGGTACCAGGGGTTACAAACTGTAAGAAACACTTCATTATAACTTTAAAACACATAAATAGCCTGGGTCAAATCTGTGCTTTCTGGCAGCTGGGCATGTCGCTTGCCTTCCTTCACATTGCACTGTTCACTGGGTGGCTCTGGCCTGGGGCCCGGTGGTGAGAGGTTGGAGAAAGAGGGCCAGGCAGCCCAGTTCCATCTCCTCATGTAGTGGCCTGTGCCTGTCAGATGCTGGGGTTGCAGCTGGTGTGGAAGGACCGCTCCTCAGGGGTCAGGCCAGCAAAGAAGGGGTGCAGCAGGGCGTCTGCCAGTGTGATGCGCTGGTCTGGGTCAAACTCTAACATCCTCTTTATCAGGTCAAACAGCAGCACGTGCTCCAGGGAGTTTTGGAGCATGTAACTCTTCAGAGGTTTGCAGTTCTCCTTCACATACTGGCCATCAGAGCTGTTCTCATCCCAAATCAGGCTGCCTTTGTAGAAATATTTCTGCTTCCTAGTTTGGTGGATCATGTGTGATGGGATGGGCCCTAGGATCTTCTCCATCATCACCAAATGCTCTCGGTTTTCATGGGTCTGGAAGAGTGTGAAGCCCCGGTAGTACTCGAAGAGAATGCAGCCAATGCTCCAGACATCACAGggctgtgcccagcccagctcaaGGATCACCTCAGGTGGGCGGTAATGACGAGTGGCCACAATGGTGCTGTGATGCTCATGGTCAAAGGTAGCGCTGCCGAAGTCAGCAACTCGGATGCTGGTGTTCTTCACGGACTTCTCCTCACAGTTCTTGTGCTCATTGTAGAACGTTTCAAACTCAGAATTCACAAACAGGATGTTCTCTGGCTTTAAGTctgtgtgggtcagttggttctCATGTACAAATCTAAGGGCGTGGCAGAGCTGGTAAGCCATGTGCCGGACATGTGGTAGGGGGTAAGGCTGGAAATTATTCTCCTTCATGAACTCAAAGGTGTCCTTGCCCAGGAGCCCAAAAGCGATGCATATGTGACCGTGGAAGTTGAACCAGTCAGACATCACGACGCACAAGAACTTGTTCTCTTTgtccttttctttgatttttttgagaACATTGATTTCTAGCCGGGCAGCCTCCCGGTACTTGCCCACGTTGCGAACGATCTTCAGGGCAACGGGAGTCTTCCCTCTGGCATGGTCCAAGCACTTCACCACCTTGCCAAAGGTGCCTTCGCCCAGGTTCCCCACAATCTCATATCGCTCTTGGAGCCAATCGCCGATCCGGCACACCAGGTGGCCCTCCTTGTCATCTTCCACATTCCGGCTGCTGCGCTTACTGCTCTGTTGGCTTCTCGAGAAGGCACTGCTACAAGACTTGGTGCGGCGTTTGTAGAAATGGTGGGCATGTTTGCGGGTTCCGTACGGCTCTCTATCCCGGGACCGTCGACGATGTTGGGAACGTGAAGATCCATAGTAGTCCTCTCGAAAATATGGGCTCTGCTCTTCACATCGGTATGTGTCGCTATCATGGCGCTCCTGGTATGGCCTCTGGTAGGGTAAGCGGTCATGGCTTCTGGACCGAGATCTCCGGGGTGGAGGCTCCCTTTGAGATGGGTATCGCAGTCTCCCTTCGTGCTCCTGACCGTAAGACTGCCTCTTCCATTGGTAGCTCAGGTATGGATCTGGCTCAGGGGAGCCGTATCGCTTAAAGTGATCCATCGTCTCCTCAGCTCCGGCAGCGGCAGAGGCGGCGGCGACTAGGCCTCACTTCCCGCTCCCAACGCCTCTTCCGGTTCCGGCTGCAGCTTCCGCTCgtggtggccccgcccctcgTGTGACGCAGCTGCAGCTGTAGCCAGCCCCAGGTCGCTGGCCTGGCTGCTCTAGCTCCCAATTCGAAGGCTCTTTTAGGCTTTATAGGATATTTAAAGTGTCATTCCCAGTTTCTAGTTTAGAAGTTCTAATTTATAgtagggaaattttaaaaaattcatgatTCAAGACTTTCATAGAACTGATTGTGGCATGAGGGGAGAAATGGTAGTAAGATCATCATACCAAATATTCAAGCCCATATTACTTTGCTATGATGGACATGGGAAGGAcatgacatttttttctcatctccttatgcaaaatatttttatattttctcaacaGCTTCcgtccctttccttccttccttccttccttccttccttccttccttccttccttccttccttccttccttccttccctccttccttccttccttccttcttccttcttttctgtctCAACATTTAACAGTATCCTTTCAAATTCTATATCCTGCAACTCCATGTGTTACACATGAAAGTCATAGCAAAAACCAGTTCCCAGAAATTGAACTTGCCTTTTTTTCCAGTAACCACCCATCACTGGGCTTGATGAGATCACTGATATCCaagttttataatatactagaggcctagagcacaaaattggtgcactgggggggggggggtgtccctcagcccaacctgcaccctctccaatctgggacccctcgggactgctggctcccaactgctagcctgcttgcctgattgcccctaacggcttctgcctgccagcctgatcatcccctaaccactcccctgccagcctgattgacgcctaactgctcccctgacagcccgatcatccccaactgccctcccctgacagcccggtcacccccaaatgccctccccttcatattccctctttattagatagggtttttcctttaacatattggacaaccctaactggtttggctcagtggatggagcgtcgaactgcagactcaagggtcccaggttcgattctggtcagggacatgtaccttggttgggggcacacacccagaggggagtgtgcaggaggcagctgattcatttttctctctcataaatgtttctagctctctatccctttcccttcctctctgtaaaaatcaataacatatatatttttaaaaagaaacatttaagattcctccatatctgcctggctggtgtgactcagtgtttgagaccccaggctgccaccgctgggaggggatcagCTCCATGGGGGTGcacacccctcccaggctgagaccccaggctgcgggtttgtgtgtgtgggatcactctgtggggagtgaatttgtttttttttaaattaagggtcaggagggcctctgggcagcattccgccaggctgcttaCTCTGCcagctctcagcggcagccctccctgagactggggatTCTGGCGggtctgagaggactgggcgccaccatcttgtggctatgggcaccaccattttgtcgtggagtaatggttaatttgcatattactcttttattagataggatactctcTTATTCTAGATTGGCTTGTGACTTGCAGAAGAGATTTTAGATGattctttatgtatttactaggggcccgatgcacaaaatttgtgcactggggggggggggtctcctcagcccagcctgccccctctcacatactgggagccctcagggattgtcctactgatggcttaggcccgctccccataaggagcgggcctaagcctcagtctggcctccctttgtgagagacaaccaggctgatcagagaaaggcaccagccctatcaccccgctgctgcagccactgcaagtcagcgcagccaccaaggtaaaaaaggacaactttctttaggcattttcaagatgtgtctttcatagaatatgacatttcttcctttttttttttttaatcctcacctgagtatatgtttccattgacttttagagaatgtgaaagagaaagggaaagacagagagaaacatcaaagtgagagaaacatcaaacatcaAATACTTAGACTGCTTGCttccttcatgagccctgacctgggccccagccagggaggagcctccaacttaggtacatgcccttgatcagaatcaaaccggaccctgtggttggcaaacctaggcattatccactgagccaaaccgtgtagggcaggttatgacatttcttagccctccagcagcggaccttcattttttcctccaggagtgtggtggaaaagccctagatcacccttttggattcttctacc comes from Eptesicus fuscus isolate TK198812 chromosome 1, DD_ASM_mEF_20220401, whole genome shotgun sequence and encodes:
- the LOC103296460 gene encoding dual specificity protein kinase CLK3-like, with the translated sequence MDHFKRYGSPEPDPYLSYQWKRQSYGQEHEGRLRYPSQREPPPRRSRSRSHDRLPYQRPYQERHDSDTYRCEEQSPYFREDYYGSSRSQHRRRSRDREPYGTRKHAHHFYKRRTKSCSSAFSRSQQSSKRSSRNVEDDKEGHLVCRIGDWLQERYEIVGNLGEGTFGKVVKCLDHARGKTPVALKIVRNVGKYREAARLEINVLKKIKEKDKENKFLCVVMSDWFNFHGHICIAFGLLGKDTFEFMKENNFQPYPLPHVRHMAYQLCHALRFVHENQLTHTDLKPENILFVNSEFETFYNEHKNCEEKSVKNTSIRVADFGSATFDHEHHSTIVATRHYRPPEVILELGWAQPCDVWSIGCILFEYYRGFTLFQTHENREHLVMMEKILGPIPSHMIHQTRKQKYFYKGSLIWDENSSDGQYVKENCKPLKSYMLQNSLEHVLLFDLIKRMLEFDPDQRITLADALLHPFFAGLTPEERSFHTSCNPSI